Within the uncultured Draconibacterium sp. genome, the region TTTGATGATCGTTTTTATCAAACTTTTACTGTCGGCACTGTCGTAAATCGTAAAGTTCGACGGGTAGCCGATTGTTTCGTGTTCAAAACGCAAAATACGCGCAAAAATACTGTGGAATGTACCCATCCAAAGGTAACGTGCTGTGTTTTCGCCAACTACACTGGCAATACGTTCTTTCATTTCGCGGGCAGCCTTGTTGGTAAAAGTCAGCGATAAAATGCTTGACGGGCGGGCACCCTGTTTCAACAAATTGGCAATACGGTAAGTTAAAACACGCGTTTTCCCCGATCCGGCTCCTGCAATTACCAGTGCCGGTCCTTCGGTACGAAGAACAGCCTCTCTTTGGGCTTCATTTAAATTCTGAAGATAATCGAACACTATAAATTTCTTTTTTCGCTTTGCAAATATAAAATTCCGATTGATAAAAATGTTCCGACGTCAATATTGGTGTTGGGCAGATTACGGTAAAACATTCAGAACTCAATCGTAGTAAAACAACAACCGGCGAACCGAGTTGTTTGTCTGCAAAATTAATGATGTCAGGTGGAATCTTTTCGTTATTGTTGGTGTTTTATTAACAAAATACCAAAGCTTTCCGTATTTCGGCTGTAGTTACTATTTTTGCCAGCAACACGCAATTAAATGAAATTTATACGTTAATATTGTATCTTAAAGAGCAATAATTTATGAAGCGAAGTCTTTTTATTGTAACTATTCTGGTATTTTCCTTTTATGCACTCCAGGCACAAATATCTTCGCCCGGAGCTGACGCTACCGATGTAACACAATACCCTGTTTTCCCGGAAACGGATGATATTTTTATTTTCTGTAGTAGCGATTCGATAATAGAAGTAGCCTCGTTAACCGCAACTACAGAATTACAGGGAGCAAAAACATTTTTGTGGGAAAAGTACAGTGAAACCAGCGCTTCATTCGAATTGTATTACCAGGAAAGTGCAGATGCCACTTCTTCTCAAATTGATGCACTTGCCGATGGTTGTTACCGGATCTCCATCACACAGGGAACAAATACTGAGGTTGACCGCGCATGGGTTTTTAATAACTGGATGTATGCGGGCGGTGAAGTAACCGAGTCAAACTGCGAGTATTTCAGAATGGTTGGCGAAATGAGTTCTGCTGTGCTGACTTATTACGATTTAAGCAGCAACGCGCCTCTTTTGGTGAATAAAGATGTGCAGGTGGAGTGGCTGGAAGATGGCGACCATATTTCGTCGGTACAGAACCTGACAGTTTATGATCCGCCAACAAAAAATACAAACTACACGTTGCGTGTTTACGATAAATTCGACTGCGATGCACAGGCAACCGTTTTGTACGAATCGGTTGTTACCAAAGCCGTTTTTACGGCTAACCCGATGAGTGGAGAAGCGCCTCTAGAGGTTACTTTTTCGAATAATTCGGAAAACGGAACACCCGGTTATTACGAGTGGTTTTTCTACCGCGATTTAAATGCTATAAAAATAGAGTCAGAAGGAACCCAAAATCCGGTTGACAGTATCGATTTTGTTGCCTACGACGACGCTCCGGTTTATACTTACGAAAATTCCGGCTTGTACATGGTAAAGCTGGTTGCGAAACACCTTGCTGATACGCTAACTTGTACCGACACAACATACATGGAAGATTATATTGAGGTGGACACTTCATTTATTGCTGTACCGAATGTATTTACGCCAAACGGAGATGGAACCAACGATGAATTCGTGGTTCAGTTTTGGTCGATGAAAAGTATTCAGATCAGCATTTTTAATCGTTGGGGAAAGCGCGTACATTACTGGGAAAGTGGCGATGTTCGTGGTTTTGGTGATACATATACCGAAACGGTTTGGGATGGTCGGATTATGGGAGGCCGCTACGCCAGTCCGGGAGTGTATTACTACGATGTGGTAGGCCGTGGCCGTGATGGTGAAAAACGCAAGAAACACGGATTTGTTCACCTTTTCCGCAATAAGGACTAATTTTCAATCTACTTCCGTACCAATTTCATTAGTGTCGTCAGCTAATTCAGCTGCCGGAAATACATTGTATTCGTCGCCAAACTGCGCCAGGAACTCAATACTGAACGCCCTGAACGTATAACTTATCGGTAATAAAATTACGGCTCCAATATACGGAATCGCAATAAGCAGCAAGCCAATGCAGCAGGTAATCAATGCAAAGAAAATTATGGTAATACCAACTGCAATTCCCAACACAAAAATAAACAGACCATAAATGATAAACGGCAGTGCTCGTTTCCCGAACAGCATCAGGAATTTACCCCATCCTTTTAAAACACCAACACGGTGTTTGTACATAATGGGCACTACAAAGTCTTTCAGGAACAACGATATGTAACCAAACACAATCAGGTACCCGATAAACAGCAATACCATTTGCGTAATTCCGGCAAAAACAACCGTCTTTGGAGCATGGGTAAAGTACAGATCTTTTCCGGTAACAAAACAGTAGGTGGCAATTAGGGCAAATACGGCAAAGGCAAACCAGCCCCAAAAGAATTCAAAAATAAAAAGTGAGTTTCCCTGTTTTCTGTAGTCGTGCCAGGGTTTACCTATCTCGGCTTTATCGTGTGCTACATTATCCAGGAACATAAATTTACCACGTGAGCTCACCCAAATAACCACCGATATAATAATAAACAGAATAATTAGTCCAAAAAGAATGAGGTTGGCCCAAATTGGGTTGTCGAGCAGCCAATCCCAGGCGGTTTGCGGGAAATTGAAAAACTCGTCCCAGTTTGCACTGTTTCCGGTGCTGTTTCCCGATCCGCTGCCACGGCCACAGTCGGTTAGCCCGGCCAGCCAGGCGGTAAATCCGACTTTTACCCATTTGTTGATATCGAAAGGTTGGAATAAGGCTTTTTTCATGCGGTCCCAACCTGCAGAAAGTGGTCGGCTGTAGCTGATTTGCATGGCAGTAGCTTTTTGGTTTTCTGCAAGTTATAGTATTCTTTAAAAACAACCAAAACAATTGCCGGTAAATAGCCGGCAGCTGTTGTATTGCGTTTTTGTGTGGCATTCATTTTTCGGTAAATTTTTTGAACCTTAAGTTCGCATTAGTTTATTTCTATTCCTATATTTGCTCACTCAGCAAACCTTAATTATTTTGTGCGTATATTCACGGAGCGTATATATTATAAAATATATTACCCGTATTTATCTTTACAGTTAAAATAACAAGTGTAAGGATTGTGCGTTACTTGAATAGTTTATTGATTTTATTTGGAATTTATCAGAGATGTTCGGACATCGGTGAAATAACCGGTCATTAAATCGAAAATTGTTTGTTATATGAAAAAGATATTTGCTGTAGTTGTATTGGTTATTGTTGTTTTTAACGCCTTCGCAAAAAAGGATATAAATGCCTGGAAACAGGAGCAATCCTTGCCCAGCCAATACGAAATTTTTAAGGAGAACCTTAATTTTTGGAATGGATCTTATTTTTTGAAAGAAGATCAGTTGGATGATTTCTACGACGCGCTTACCGATACCATTGGTGTGTTGGAGAAAAGTGTGGAGCAGAGGAATGCGCAAATAAGAAACCTAAACGGCGAAATAAGCTCGAAAGATGCACAAATGAATACGCTGCAGGAACAACTTGATGAGAGTCTGGCCTTGCAAAATTCAATTGTAGTATTAGGCATGAAAATTAACAAGAACGCTTATTCGGTTACCATGTATTTACTTATTGCCGGAGTTTTGGTGGTGGCTGGTTTTGTTTTCCTTTTATATAAAAGAAGTCTAAGTGTTACGCACCGTACCAAAAAGGATTACGAAGAGTTGAAAGAGGAATACGAAACGCATAAAAAGAATGCATTGGAGCGTTATACAAAAATGAATATGGAGCTGCATCAAACGCGTTTAGAGCTGAAAAAAGGCTCGATTAAATCGTAAAACATTAGTTACTGAGGATACGAAACATAGTTAATAACCAAAAGTCCTGCATAGTTTACTGTGCAGGACTTTTGGTTTAACGGTTACTTCTAAATAATCGTACGGGTCGGGTGAAATCGGGAGTGTCAGACCGCTAAAATCCCCGTCTGGCATATACAATTAGCCACTGGCTCTTTTATTCATTTCTTTCAAATCATATTTTTTAGACAATTTTTTCTTCTGTCCTTTTCTATGGAATTTTGCTATTTGCTCTTTTATTGCTTTAAAGTCATAACCTCTACCAATGACATATTCGTTTCTACCCACTTTCTCAACATGTCTATCTTCCATTAGAAATGTCCATAGCAGGTCAATTCTATTATGAGCAAGGTAGTGTTTTTCTAGCCAGTCAAATAGAATCTGATGATTTTTAAACCTCTCAGGAATGGACTTTCCTTCACAATCTTGAATAGCCATACAAAGACCTGTATAATAGATTGTAGCAATAGCAAATTTAGCAGTAACCCAAATTTGATTTTCGGCAGGCTTCACATCTGCAAATAAGCCTTGTTCAAGATATCCAATTTCGCACAGTCCTTGAATTTGTCCGTGTGTTATTTCACTATAGAATTCGTACAAATGAGTTGGAAGTGATATGCTATTATTTTTGAGCTCATTACGGATTTGACCATCTAAGAATATTTTATCTTTAGGGTTCTTTAACCAAAAATCGAATAAGTCA harbors:
- a CDS encoding gliding motility-associated C-terminal domain-containing protein, which produces MKRSLFIVTILVFSFYALQAQISSPGADATDVTQYPVFPETDDIFIFCSSDSIIEVASLTATTELQGAKTFLWEKYSETSASFELYYQESADATSSQIDALADGCYRISITQGTNTEVDRAWVFNNWMYAGGEVTESNCEYFRMVGEMSSAVLTYYDLSSNAPLLVNKDVQVEWLEDGDHISSVQNLTVYDPPTKNTNYTLRVYDKFDCDAQATVLYESVVTKAVFTANPMSGEAPLEVTFSNNSENGTPGYYEWFFYRDLNAIKIESEGTQNPVDSIDFVAYDDAPVYTYENSGLYMVKLVAKHLADTLTCTDTTYMEDYIEVDTSFIAVPNVFTPNGDGTNDEFVVQFWSMKSIQISIFNRWGKRVHYWESGDVRGFGDTYTETVWDGRIMGGRYASPGVYYYDVVGRGRDGEKRKKHGFVHLFRNKD